Proteins encoded within one genomic window of Paraburkholderia sp. HP33-1:
- a CDS encoding lysozyme inhibitor LprI family protein, producing the protein MKTRLLWKLVCIAAASFTMIADAQQPVCHNDGSGVDAAVCAHEDFVRADAQLNDAYQAALNMVGADSERADARAALVAAQREWIRFRDADCQVQDRIFQHGTMREATVQSCLKDLTEQRTKELKQLWLP; encoded by the coding sequence ATGAAGACCCGCTTGCTATGGAAGCTGGTGTGTATCGCTGCCGCTAGTTTCACCATGATCGCCGATGCGCAGCAGCCTGTTTGCCACAATGACGGATCGGGCGTTGATGCTGCCGTCTGTGCGCACGAAGATTTCGTGCGGGCTGACGCGCAGTTGAACGATGCTTACCAAGCAGCGCTCAACATGGTAGGTGCCGATAGCGAACGAGCCGATGCGAGAGCAGCGTTGGTGGCTGCACAACGGGAATGGATCAGGTTCCGTGACGCAGACTGTCAGGTGCAGGATCGCATCTTTCAACATGGAACAATGCGCGAAGCGACTGTGCAGTCGTGTCTAAAGGATTTGACAGAACAACGGACCAAAGAGCTGAAACAGCTTTGGCTACCGTAG
- a CDS encoding benzoate/H(+) symporter BenE family transporter: MNPTPSQAPSTRAVAADWSVSAIVAGFLAVLISYAGPLVIFFQAAQAAHMPNEMVASWVWGISIGAAVSGIFTSWKLKVPVVTAWSAPGTALLLGLFPVLTLHQAVGAYLTAAVIILLIGVSGYFDRLVRSIPKGIACGMMAGILLQFGTHAFKAASSMPALAFGMIGAYIVFRRLLPRYCIVLVLLTGTALAIALGAAHLGALPLQLTRPIFIKPEWTLSSTLSLALPLVVVSLTGQFLPGMAILRVSGYHTPARPIITATSIASIGVAFFGGITIVIAAITAALCTGKDAHDDPDKRYIAGIANGVFYLIGGTFAGAIVALFRMLPKEFVAILAGLALIGAITSNVMGAIQDEDHREASVITFLATASGMTFLGLGSAFWGIVIGSFAYLVLNKVRREVLANR; encoded by the coding sequence ATGAACCCCACCCCTAGCCAGGCGCCGAGCACGCGCGCCGTTGCGGCCGACTGGTCCGTGTCCGCCATCGTGGCCGGCTTTCTGGCCGTGCTGATTTCGTACGCGGGCCCGCTCGTGATCTTCTTCCAGGCGGCGCAAGCGGCACACATGCCCAACGAGATGGTCGCTTCGTGGGTATGGGGCATCTCGATCGGCGCGGCTGTCTCCGGCATCTTCACGAGCTGGAAGCTGAAAGTGCCCGTCGTCACCGCGTGGTCCGCGCCCGGCACCGCGCTGCTCCTCGGATTGTTTCCGGTGTTGACGTTGCATCAGGCGGTGGGCGCGTACCTCACCGCGGCCGTGATCATCCTGCTGATCGGCGTGTCGGGCTATTTCGACCGGCTGGTGCGCAGCATTCCGAAGGGCATCGCCTGCGGGATGATGGCCGGCATCCTGCTGCAGTTCGGCACGCACGCGTTCAAGGCGGCGTCGTCGATGCCCGCGTTGGCGTTCGGCATGATTGGCGCGTACATCGTGTTCCGGCGGCTGCTGCCGCGCTATTGCATCGTGCTGGTGCTGCTGACGGGCACGGCGCTCGCCATCGCGCTCGGCGCCGCGCATCTGGGCGCGCTACCGCTGCAGCTCACGCGGCCGATCTTCATCAAACCCGAATGGACGCTGAGTTCGACGCTGAGTCTTGCGTTGCCGCTCGTCGTCGTCAGTCTGACGGGGCAGTTCCTGCCGGGGATGGCGATTCTGCGCGTGTCCGGCTATCACACGCCGGCCCGGCCGATCATCACCGCAACGAGCATCGCGTCGATCGGCGTGGCGTTTTTCGGCGGTATCACAATCGTGATCGCCGCGATCACTGCGGCGCTATGCACCGGCAAGGATGCGCACGACGACCCGGACAAGCGCTATATCGCGGGCATTGCGAACGGCGTGTTCTATTTGATCGGCGGCACGTTCGCCGGCGCGATCGTCGCGCTGTTCAGGATGCTGCCGAAGGAGTTCGTCGCGATCCTGGCGGGCCTCGCATTGATCGGCGCGATCACCTCGAATGTGATGGGCGCGATCCAGGACGAGGACCATCGCGAGGCCTCGGTCATTACGTTTCTGGCAACCGCGTCGGGTATGACGTTCCTCGGACTCGGTTCCGCGTTCTGGGGCATCGTGATCGGCTCTTTCGCTTACCTCGTGCTGAACAAGGTGCGACGCGAGGTGCTCGCGAACCGATGA
- a CDS encoding 1,6-dihydroxycyclohexa-2,4-diene-1-carboxylate dehydrogenase, with translation MTSTFIDRFKGKVLVVTGAGQGIGRGVALRAAREGAAVVLVDRSPIVHEVAEEITRAGGDARAFIADLETYEGATAMTAFAIDAFGRIDALVNNVGGTIWAKPYEEYEAQQIEAEVRRSLFPTLWCCHAVLPAMLKRASGAIVNVSSIATRSIYRVPYAASKGGVNALTASLAFEHAGHGIRINAVATGGTEAPPRRVPRNTAPQSEQEAAWYQGIVDQTIASSLMHRYGTIDEQVGAILFLASDEASYITGTVLPVGGGDQG, from the coding sequence ATGACTTCGACCTTCATCGATCGCTTCAAGGGCAAGGTGCTCGTCGTGACTGGCGCGGGCCAGGGTATCGGCCGTGGCGTCGCGTTGCGCGCGGCGCGTGAGGGCGCGGCAGTGGTGCTGGTCGACCGCTCGCCGATCGTGCACGAGGTGGCCGAAGAGATTACGCGCGCAGGCGGCGACGCGCGCGCGTTTATCGCCGACCTGGAAACCTACGAGGGCGCGACCGCGATGACGGCGTTCGCGATCGATGCGTTCGGCCGCATCGACGCGCTCGTCAACAACGTTGGCGGCACGATCTGGGCAAAGCCGTACGAGGAGTACGAAGCGCAGCAGATCGAGGCAGAGGTGCGGCGTTCACTGTTCCCAACGCTGTGGTGCTGCCATGCGGTGTTGCCCGCGATGTTGAAGCGTGCGAGCGGGGCGATCGTCAACGTGTCGTCGATTGCGACGCGCAGCATTTATCGCGTGCCGTATGCGGCGTCGAAGGGCGGCGTCAACGCGCTGACCGCGAGCCTCGCGTTCGAGCATGCCGGGCACGGCATCCGCATCAACGCGGTCGCGACCGGCGGGACCGAGGCGCCGCCGCGCCGCGTGCCGCGCAATACGGCACCGCAAAGCGAGCAGGAAGCGGCGTGGTATCAGGGCATCGTCGATCAGACGATCGCGTCGAGCCTGATGCATCGCTACGGCACGATCGACGAACAGGTCGGCGCGATCCTGTTCCTCGCTTCCGACGAAGCGTCGTATATCACCGGTACCGTGCTGCCGGTTGGCGGCGGCGATCAGGGCTAA
- the benC gene encoding benzoate 1,2-dioxygenase electron transfer component BenC has protein sequence MEHTIALQFEDGVTRFISCRENETLSDAAYRQKINIPLDCREGACGTCRGLCESGAYEMPESSYVEDALTPEEASQGYILACQTRPRSDLVIRVQASSAACKTGVSRFEGTLAAVERLSDSTIHFSIDIDGASAPSFLAGQYVNVEIPGVSGESRSYSFSSAPGATRAAFVVRNVPDGKMSGYLSRDAQAGQRIGFTGPYGSFYLRDPQRPVLFLAGGTGIAPFLSMLDVLKASGNTQPVRLVYGVTHDIDLVALEQIEEAQRTLPDFSYRTCVVDAASNHERKGYVTAHVDSEWLNDGDVDVYLCGPVAMVEAVQGWLRDSSVEPANFYYEKFSASNVA, from the coding sequence GGCGTTACGCGCTTTATCAGCTGCCGCGAGAATGAAACGCTGTCGGATGCCGCGTACCGGCAGAAGATCAACATCCCGCTCGATTGCCGCGAAGGTGCGTGCGGCACGTGTCGCGGGCTGTGCGAATCGGGCGCGTACGAGATGCCCGAGTCGAGCTATGTCGAGGATGCGTTGACGCCCGAAGAAGCGAGCCAGGGCTATATCCTCGCGTGCCAGACGCGGCCGCGCTCGGATCTCGTGATTCGCGTGCAGGCGTCGTCGGCTGCATGCAAGACCGGTGTGTCGCGTTTCGAAGGCACGCTCGCGGCGGTTGAACGGCTGTCGGATTCGACGATTCATTTCTCGATCGACATCGACGGCGCGAGCGCGCCGAGCTTTCTCGCGGGTCAATACGTGAACGTCGAGATTCCGGGCGTGAGCGGCGAGAGCCGGTCGTATTCGTTCAGCTCGGCGCCGGGCGCGACGCGCGCGGCGTTCGTCGTGCGCAACGTGCCGGACGGCAAGATGAGCGGCTATCTGAGCCGGGACGCGCAAGCGGGTCAGCGCATCGGCTTCACGGGTCCATATGGCAGCTTCTATCTGCGCGATCCGCAGCGTCCTGTGCTGTTCCTCGCGGGCGGCACCGGCATCGCGCCGTTCCTGTCGATGCTCGACGTGCTGAAGGCGAGCGGCAACACGCAGCCGGTGCGGCTCGTGTACGGCGTGACCCACGACATCGATCTGGTCGCGCTCGAACAGATCGAAGAAGCGCAACGCACGCTGCCGGATTTCAGCTATCGCACTTGTGTCGTAGATGCCGCGAGCAATCACGAGCGCAAGGGCTATGTGACTGCGCACGTCGACAGCGAATGGCTGAACGACGGCGACGTCGATGTCTACCTGTGCGGCCCGGTCGCCATGGTCGAAGCGGTGCAGGGCTGGCTGCGCGACAGCAGCGTCGAGCCCGCGAACTTCTACTACGAAAAATTTTCGGCGAGCAACGTAGCATGA